The following are from one region of the Blastocatellia bacterium genome:
- a CDS encoding Crp/Fnr family transcriptional regulator codes for MLPSRKVTLGSENRILASLPRGDYQRILSGLKPVSLKLGDVLYEADEAIRYVYFPIKSVASLIWKTEDSTTIEVGMVGNEGVTGISIISGIKRLPYQTIVQGADDAMRMNATALIAEFNQYGALHGLLLQYMHGLFIQVARTAICNRIHPIQQRFCRWLLMIRDRTSSDELCLTHEFIGSMLGARRTDVTIAAGGLQKAGLIRYSRGNVTVLDVQRLAAASCDCYRISKAEFERVGLGL; via the coding sequence ATGCTGCCATCTCGCAAGGTCACATTAGGATCTGAAAATCGCATCCTCGCCTCTCTGCCGAGGGGCGATTATCAGCGCATACTTTCTGGCCTAAAGCCCGTTTCGTTGAAACTGGGAGATGTTTTGTATGAGGCTGACGAAGCCATCCGTTATGTCTATTTCCCCATTAAAAGCGTGGCCTCTCTCATCTGGAAGACAGAAGATAGCACGACGATTGAAGTCGGCATGGTGGGCAACGAAGGCGTGACCGGCATTTCAATCATTTCCGGCATCAAGCGACTGCCCTATCAGACGATTGTGCAGGGGGCGGACGACGCAATGCGAATGAATGCGACGGCGCTGATTGCCGAGTTCAACCAGTATGGCGCCCTGCATGGTCTTCTGTTGCAATATATGCACGGCCTCTTCATACAGGTGGCGCGGACCGCGATCTGCAATCGCATTCACCCGATCCAACAGCGATTCTGTCGATGGCTGTTGATGATTAGAGATCGGACGAGTTCCGATGAGTTGTGTCTCACCCATGAGTTTATTGGCAGCATGTTGGGAGCGCGGCGGACGGATGTAACCATCGCCGCCGGGGGGTTGCAGAAAGCCGGGCTGATCCGCTATAGCCGCGGCAACGTCACCGTGTTGGACGTCCAGCGCCTGGCCGCCGCGTCGTGCGACTGTTACCGGATCAGCAAAGCGGAGTTTGAGCGTGTCGGGCTTGGCCTTTAA
- a CDS encoding radical SAM protein, whose translation MANPSKLRVVVIKPSKYNPRGLLERFWKGFMTNSTIYYIASLTPSEVAGVPVEVHTIDEYVEPNLRYLELLQKPGGDVQNLVALVGVQSHQLHRALDLAAYAVEHGSHAVIGGPHAMTCDTTMLQGRGVSFALSEAELVLPTILEDALHGQLQPVYGKEQRWQQELEAPIVNPPDKKRLRRYLDKSCGCYPVRGCPYACTFCSVIKIAGQVVRSQPISVTMESLKRAKAAGVRNIVFTADNFNKYAEAPELLQAMIDEKLGLPFFAQCDTQVFKQSALIELMARAGCAHIFLGTESFDRRTLLKMHKAHNHPEEYAGLVRLCHENGIQVHLSNIIGFADDTEDSIREHQRVLLELAPDVAWYYILCPIPGTEQYDEFLAAGLITEPNLDRFDASWLTWTHPNLSKKRLHGLLFDCYKQFYSLSETWRRMKKLKREGEGGWERTVGAYRDSFFVRLAVGQGLHPMDGGIYRFRLDEARDYQHLRRKYYDFDLAPLPRSLALSAQDEEFNRRKKLVLPVLEVV comes from the coding sequence GTGGCCAATCCGTCGAAACTGCGCGTCGTGGTGATAAAGCCCTCGAAATACAATCCAAGAGGTTTATTGGAGAGGTTCTGGAAAGGCTTTATGACCAATAGCACGATTTACTACATCGCCAGCCTCACGCCCTCTGAGGTGGCCGGCGTGCCGGTTGAAGTGCATACCATCGATGAATACGTCGAGCCGAATCTCCGCTACCTTGAGTTGCTGCAAAAACCGGGCGGTGACGTACAAAATCTGGTCGCCCTGGTCGGCGTGCAGAGTCACCAACTCCATCGCGCTTTAGATTTGGCCGCCTACGCCGTCGAGCATGGTTCGCACGCCGTTATCGGCGGGCCCCATGCCATGACCTGTGACACGACCATGCTCCAGGGGCGGGGGGTAAGCTTCGCCCTGTCGGAGGCCGAGCTGGTTCTGCCGACCATCTTGGAGGATGCCTTGCACGGCCAACTACAACCCGTCTACGGCAAAGAGCAGCGCTGGCAGCAAGAGTTAGAAGCGCCGATTGTCAATCCGCCGGACAAGAAAAGGTTGCGCCGTTACCTCGATAAATCGTGCGGTTGCTATCCGGTTCGCGGCTGCCCGTATGCCTGTACGTTCTGTTCCGTCATTAAAATTGCCGGACAGGTCGTCCGTAGTCAGCCGATCTCGGTCACCATGGAGAGCTTAAAGCGGGCCAAGGCGGCGGGCGTGCGAAATATTGTTTTCACTGCCGACAATTTCAACAAGTACGCCGAGGCCCCGGAGCTGTTGCAGGCCATGATCGATGAGAAGCTCGGCCTGCCGTTCTTTGCTCAGTGCGACACGCAGGTGTTCAAACAATCCGCACTCATTGAGCTGATGGCGCGCGCCGGTTGTGCGCACATTTTTTTGGGCACAGAGAGTTTTGACCGCCGAACCCTTCTGAAGATGCACAAGGCGCATAACCACCCGGAAGAGTACGCCGGACTCGTCCGCCTGTGCCATGAAAACGGCATCCAGGTGCACTTGTCCAACATCATCGGTTTTGCGGACGACACCGAGGATAGCATTCGGGAGCACCAGCGGGTGCTGTTGGAGCTGGCGCCGGATGTCGCATGGTATTACATCTTGTGTCCCATTCCCGGGACCGAGCAGTATGACGAGTTCCTGGCAGCGGGCCTGATTACGGAGCCGAACCTGGATCGTTTTGACGCCAGCTGGCTGACCTGGACACATCCAAACCTGAGCAAAAAACGCCTGCATGGATTGCTTTTTGATTGCTACAAACAGTTCTACAGTCTTTCAGAAACCTGGCGGCGAATGAAGAAACTCAAGCGAGAAGGGGAGGGCGGCTGGGAGCGAACCGTAGGGGCATACCGTGACAGTTTCTTTGTCCGCCTGGCGGTCGGCCAGGGCTTGCATCCCATGGATGGCGGCATCTACCGGTTCCGCCTCGACGAGGCCCGCGACTATCAACATCTGCGGCGTAAGTATTACGATTTCGATCTCGCGCCATTGCCTAGGAGCCTGGCGCTTTCAGCTCAAGATGAAGAGTTCAACCGGCGCAAAAAGCTGGTGCTCCCGGTTTTAGAGGTGGTGTGA
- a CDS encoding radical SAM protein — MRILLFNPDNGVTRNFMPHLWMFLLQALTPPEHEVLLIDGNAQRMDEEGIARFVREQQIGLVGIGAMTRMIQKAYRMADAIRATGVPVVMGGPHVTEVPDEALGRNGGPRHADAVALGEADETWPQIVTDAARGQLKEVYAPVDETGKERKPSLQPYPTIPWETMDLNQFNLVPKVFAPLLKRLAGGWGTFSLIPIESGRGCPYGCEFCTVTGFFGDSIRFRSNESVVEEMLRLKARARREGGQIAVFFIDDNFAINIKRTKSLLRDIIAAGAQMNWVAQISANLLRDEELVDLIAASGGKWIFIGMESIDTANLAIANKGFNKPDEYKAVLERLARRDIHAITSFIFGMDNDRPGAADRTLEQIRHWPPGLPVFGTLIPFPSTPLYKRLEVAGRLTRPLHWLDFQPYKMAHTPLKMSIEQTHAEVNHAWSSSYSPEAIAAAVDSISDKPLGHRVNIFIARLCFRGIYFPQMGKLAWIKVIAQNRRTIFKLVGEGLRINRKKRDWPEVAEQTVDLERTG; from the coding sequence ATGAGAATCTTACTTTTCAATCCCGACAATGGCGTGACGCGCAACTTCATGCCGCACCTTTGGATGTTCCTGCTCCAGGCGCTGACGCCGCCCGAGCACGAGGTCTTGCTGATCGATGGCAACGCGCAACGCATGGATGAAGAGGGCATCGCGCGATTCGTGCGCGAGCAGCAGATCGGCCTGGTCGGCATCGGCGCCATGACGCGGATGATCCAGAAAGCCTATCGAATGGCCGATGCGATTCGCGCCACAGGCGTGCCTGTCGTGATGGGCGGGCCCCATGTGACCGAAGTGCCGGATGAAGCGCTCGGGCGCAATGGCGGGCCGCGCCATGCCGACGCGGTGGCCCTCGGTGAAGCCGACGAGACCTGGCCGCAGATCGTTACGGATGCCGCACGCGGCCAGCTCAAAGAGGTCTATGCGCCGGTTGATGAAACGGGCAAGGAGCGCAAGCCCAGCCTCCAGCCTTATCCGACGATCCCCTGGGAGACAATGGATCTGAATCAGTTCAATCTCGTTCCCAAAGTCTTCGCGCCTCTTCTCAAGCGTCTGGCCGGAGGGTGGGGAACCTTCAGCTTGATTCCGATTGAATCCGGGCGCGGCTGCCCATATGGCTGTGAGTTTTGTACGGTGACCGGCTTTTTCGGCGATTCGATCCGCTTTCGCTCAAACGAAAGCGTCGTCGAGGAAATGCTGCGGCTGAAAGCCCGCGCTCGCCGTGAAGGCGGGCAGATTGCCGTCTTCTTCATTGATGACAATTTCGCCATCAACATCAAGCGCACCAAGTCGCTGCTGCGCGACATTATCGCCGCCGGCGCGCAGATGAACTGGGTGGCGCAGATCAGCGCCAACCTGCTGCGCGACGAAGAACTGGTTGACCTGATCGCGGCGTCGGGCGGCAAGTGGATATTCATCGGCATGGAATCGATAGACACGGCCAATCTCGCCATTGCCAACAAAGGCTTCAACAAGCCGGACGAATATAAAGCCGTGCTCGAACGGCTGGCGCGGCGAGATATTCACGCCATCACCTCGTTTATCTTTGGCATGGATAATGACAGGCCGGGAGCCGCCGACCGGACGCTTGAGCAGATTCGCCATTGGCCGCCGGGATTGCCGGTGTTTGGCACACTCATCCCCTTTCCTTCGACGCCGCTTTACAAGCGGTTAGAAGTGGCAGGACGATTGACGCGGCCCCTGCACTGGCTGGACTTCCAACCTTACAAGATGGCGCATACGCCGCTGAAGATGAGCATCGAGCAGACGCACGCGGAAGTGAATCACGCCTGGTCGAGTTCCTACAGCCCCGAGGCCATCGCCGCAGCGGTAGACTCAATCAGCGACAAGCCGCTCGGCCATCGCGTCAATATTTTTATTGCGCGCCTGTGTTTTCGCGGCATCTACTTCCCACAGATGGGCAAGCTCGCCTGGATCAAAGTGATTGCGCAAAACCGGCGGACCATTTTTAAGCTCGTCGGCGAAGGGTTAAGGATCAATCGCAAGAAGCGCGACTGGCCTGAAGTCGCTGAACAGACCGTCGACCTTGAGAGGACCGGTTAA
- a CDS encoding SagB/ThcOx family dehydrogenase, giving the protein MKRISSNKADALQQVFEYHQATKHYPHRYAASLGYMDWANQPNPFRRYEGAPLIALEKIPPADEPLYDEAFAPGRVRPAAVSVRSVSQLFFDSLAISAWKRAGDISWALRVNPSSGNLHPTEGYLICGPLPGLSDNATVCHYAPKEHGLEQRAEFASGVWERLCGRLPKDTLLIGLTSIHWREAWKYGHRAYRYCQHDVGHAIGAMSVAAAGLGWQTRILDNLGRDELALLTGTFLAHDAEAEEPDVLMAVGPFVAETTETGLPEDAVRAFESLDWRGRPNQLSKAHVEWGMGEIAEAARKPRGAGQYESTQRPPEPESLEVRPVSLRQMIRQRRSAVAMDGQTRISRETFYRILRRTLAVPGSLPFSTLPWKPRLHLAIFVHRVDDLPAGLYLLVRDPTQREALEAALTQADQWRRPPGCPEQLELYCLIQTEAGEAARQISCLQAIARDGCFSLGMIAEFEGAMQRYGAWFYPRLFWEAGVIGQVLYLEAEAAGIRSTGIGCYFDDPMHEILGLKGRKYQDLYHFTVGGAVADHRLTEEE; this is encoded by the coding sequence ATGAAACGAATCTCTAGCAACAAGGCAGACGCGCTTCAGCAGGTTTTTGAGTATCACCAGGCAACCAAGCATTACCCGCACCGCTACGCCGCGAGCCTGGGCTACATGGATTGGGCCAATCAGCCGAATCCCTTTCGCCGGTATGAGGGCGCGCCGCTAATCGCTCTGGAGAAAATCCCGCCGGCGGATGAGCCGCTGTACGATGAGGCCTTTGCTCCGGGCCGGGTGCGGCCAGCAGCGGTGAGCGTGCGCAGCGTTTCTCAGCTTTTCTTCGACAGCCTGGCAATCTCGGCATGGAAGCGCGCCGGTGATATCAGTTGGGCGCTGCGGGTCAATCCGTCGAGTGGAAATCTCCACCCGACCGAGGGCTACTTGATCTGCGGCCCCCTGCCGGGGCTATCAGATAACGCCACGGTCTGCCATTATGCGCCGAAAGAACATGGGTTGGAGCAGCGCGCAGAGTTTGCGTCAGGGGTGTGGGAAAGGCTTTGTGGGCGACTGCCAAAGGACACGCTGTTGATCGGGCTCACGTCCATTCACTGGCGAGAGGCATGGAAGTACGGCCACCGCGCCTATCGCTACTGCCAGCATGATGTGGGCCACGCCATCGGCGCGATGAGCGTCGCTGCCGCCGGGCTGGGCTGGCAGACAAGGATTCTCGACAACCTGGGTAGGGATGAGCTGGCGCTACTCACAGGCACATTTCTTGCTCACGACGCCGAAGCGGAAGAACCGGACGTGCTGATGGCGGTTGGTCCCTTTGTAGCCGAGACCACTGAAACCGGTCTGCCCGAAGACGCCGTTCGGGCTTTCGAATCTCTCGACTGGCGGGGCAGACCCAATCAACTGAGTAAGGCCCACGTGGAATGGGGCATGGGTGAGATAGCGGAAGCGGCTCGCAAGCCGCGTGGCGCGGGTCAGTATGAGAGCACTCAAAGGCCGCCCGAGCCGGAGTCATTGGAAGTTCGCCCAGTTTCTCTGCGCCAGATGATTCGTCAGCGCCGCAGTGCTGTGGCAATGGACGGACAGACGCGAATCTCGCGCGAGACGTTCTATCGCATCCTGCGAAGAACTCTGGCAGTCCCCGGTTCTCTTCCCTTCAGCACGCTTCCCTGGAAACCTCGCCTTCACCTGGCCATTTTTGTTCACCGCGTGGATGATCTACCGGCGGGACTTTACCTCCTGGTGCGCGACCCCACACAGAGAGAGGCGCTGGAAGCAGCGCTCACTCAGGCTGATCAGTGGCGTCGGCCACCAGGATGTCCAGAGCAACTCGAACTTTACTGTCTCATCCAGACCGAAGCAGGCGAGGCCGCCCGACAGATTTCTTGCCTCCAGGCAATCGCCAGGGATGGTTGTTTCAGCCTCGGCATGATTGCTGAATTTGAGGGGGCGATGCAACGCTACGGCGCGTGGTTTTATCCTCGTCTCTTTTGGGAAGCCGGGGTCATCGGCCAGGTGCTTTATCTGGAAGCTGAAGCGGCAGGCATCCGCAGCACCGGCATCGGCTGCTACTTCGACGATCCGATGCACGAAATACTTGGCCTCAAGGGCCGCAAATACCAGGACCTCTACCATTTCACGGTCGGCGGCGCAGTAGCAGACCATCGGCTGACTGAAGAGGAGTGA
- a CDS encoding Crp/Fnr family transcriptional regulator, which produces MIQETPQADRFIQQLRDCLRRDLRDARPSKVAKHENVYTCGEPGDTVYFIESGQVKLVMVSLEGRECIFAVHGAGEVFGELSLSGLGERIETATAMEETNLKVVPASKFFSLLGSASLLEGFVRYLAMRIAEQQQVIAHLVTVDSEQRLGKTLLQLARSLGNQGPDRLRIEHKISQEELSKMVGTTRSRISVFMQRFRNLGLIETSDEHFLIIKEKKFTDYLAHIA; this is translated from the coding sequence ATGATTCAAGAGACTCCTCAGGCTGACCGCTTCATTCAACAATTGCGCGATTGCTTGCGTCGCGACCTCCGGGACGCGCGCCCAAGCAAGGTCGCCAAACATGAAAACGTCTACACCTGTGGGGAACCGGGCGACACGGTCTACTTCATTGAAAGCGGCCAGGTCAAACTCGTCATGGTTTCACTTGAAGGAAGAGAGTGCATCTTTGCCGTCCACGGGGCCGGCGAGGTGTTCGGCGAGTTGAGCCTGTCAGGGTTGGGCGAACGGATTGAGACCGCGACGGCCATGGAAGAGACCAACTTAAAAGTCGTCCCTGCCTCGAAGTTCTTTTCGCTGCTGGGTAGTGCTTCGCTGCTTGAGGGATTTGTCCGCTACCTCGCCATGCGGATTGCTGAACAACAGCAGGTGATCGCTCATCTGGTGACCGTAGACAGCGAACAGCGCCTCGGCAAGACCCTATTACAACTGGCCCGCAGCCTCGGCAATCAAGGCCCTGATCGCTTACGCATCGAACACAAGATTAGCCAGGAAGAATTGTCTAAGATGGTCGGCACGACGCGATCACGGATCAGTGTTTTTATGCAGCGCTTTCGCAACCTCGGGCTGATCGAGACGAGCGACGAGCACTTCCTCATCATCAAAGAGAAGAAATTCACAGATTATCTGGCTCATATCGCCTAG
- a CDS encoding Crp/Fnr family transcriptional regulator, with protein MIEHNPNTILFQEQMRDSLRRETRNSSAINIAKNDYVYTVGEAVEMIYFIESGKVKLVMVSSEGKECMLAIHGTGDIFGELCLSGLKGRLERATAMEDTVLKRVHCDQFLERLAKDSLLEGFIKYLTVRVADQQEVIANLVTVDSEQRLGQTLLQIARKHGLKDPRSIRIELRISHEELASMVGTTRPRVSVFMQRFRNLGLIEMTTEHHLIIKEHKLMTYLASIVQSAACQLNPHQGEDDDRILSGRVKRHTGTTYQCKRANR; from the coding sequence ATGATCGAGCATAATCCCAACACGATTCTATTCCAGGAACAGATGCGCGACTCTTTGCGGCGTGAGACGCGCAACTCCAGCGCGATCAATATTGCCAAAAACGACTACGTCTACACGGTCGGCGAGGCAGTCGAGATGATCTACTTCATCGAAAGCGGCAAGGTCAAACTCGTCATGGTCTCGTCGGAAGGCAAAGAGTGCATGCTGGCGATCCACGGCACAGGGGATATTTTCGGTGAGTTGTGCCTATCGGGACTGAAGGGGCGGCTGGAAAGGGCGACCGCCATGGAAGACACGGTTTTGAAACGGGTCCACTGCGACCAGTTCCTTGAGCGGCTGGCCAAAGACTCTCTGCTGGAAGGCTTCATCAAATACCTGACGGTGCGCGTCGCCGACCAGCAGGAGGTCATCGCCAACTTGGTGACCGTCGATAGCGAGCAGCGGCTCGGGCAGACGCTGTTGCAAATCGCCAGAAAGCACGGTTTGAAAGACCCGCGCAGCATCCGCATCGAGCTGAGAATCTCACACGAAGAACTGGCCTCGATGGTCGGCACGACGAGGCCGCGCGTCAGCGTCTTTATGCAGCGCTTTCGCAACCTCGGCCTCATTGAGATGACCACCGAGCACCATCTCATCATCAAGGAGCACAAGCTGATGACTTACCTGGCGTCCATTGTCCAGTCCGCTGCATGCCAGCTGAATCCCCATCAAGGAGAAGATGATGACAGGATTTTATCGGGTCGTGTTAAGCGCCATACGGGGACGACGTACCAATGCAAGCGAGCGAATCGGTAG
- a CDS encoding class I SAM-dependent RNA methyltransferase, producing MTTQSLKLDDHIEVTTERLAYGGDAIAHHEGLTIFVPLAAPGERLRVRVVERKKNYARAVVDSIIEPSAERRAPLCAYFGECGGCQLQHLTYDAQLAAKSGFIRDALTRIGKISWPQEIAVLHAAETGYRARAQVKLASDRSTADQPLRIGFNRSASSAVRDIASCPVLVPELDAALSQLREAASDSTGAARADLSRLREVEMAAGDNGIAIAPAVSGLPSGTITRTIHDLTYKFSPTTFFQGNALLLEALTGEALDDYAGSVAVDLYAGVGLFSLPLARRFNRVISVESDLEAVRFARQNIAANQTANVELRHTRVEQWLADFTAPRTTASEPVELLVLDPPRAGAAAALAGIIALEPARVVYVSCDPPTLARDLRRLLDAGYRLDRVTGVDLFPQTYHVETVAHLTR from the coding sequence GTGACTACGCAATCGCTCAAACTGGACGACCACATTGAGGTGACCACCGAACGTCTCGCCTATGGCGGCGACGCCATCGCGCATCACGAGGGCTTGACGATCTTCGTCCCACTGGCCGCGCCCGGCGAGCGTTTGCGCGTGCGCGTCGTCGAGCGCAAGAAGAACTATGCCCGCGCTGTCGTTGACTCGATCATTGAACCGTCAGCGGAACGCCGCGCGCCCTTGTGCGCCTACTTTGGCGAATGCGGCGGCTGCCAGCTTCAGCACTTAACCTATGACGCACAGCTCGCGGCGAAATCCGGCTTCATTCGTGACGCGCTGACGCGCATCGGCAAGATCAGTTGGCCGCAAGAGATTGCCGTGTTGCACGCCGCCGAGACCGGCTACCGCGCACGCGCCCAGGTCAAGCTCGCAAGCGACAGGTCAACGGCGGATCAACCGCTACGCATCGGCTTCAATCGTTCGGCCTCAAGCGCGGTTCGCGATATTGCCAGTTGCCCTGTGCTGGTGCCGGAACTCGACGCCGCGCTTTCTCAGTTGCGCGAGGCGGCGAGTGATTCGACAGGCGCGGCGCGCGCCGATCTTTCACGCTTGCGTGAAGTCGAGATGGCCGCGGGCGACAACGGCATTGCCATCGCGCCGGCGGTGAGCGGCCTGCCTTCAGGGACAATCACTCGCACGATCCATGATCTGACCTACAAGTTCAGCCCGACGACTTTCTTTCAAGGCAATGCGCTGTTGCTTGAGGCGCTGACCGGCGAGGCGCTGGATGATTATGCGGGTAGTGTAGCGGTCGATCTTTATGCCGGTGTCGGGCTGTTCAGCTTGCCGCTGGCGCGGCGCTTCAACCGCGTCATCAGTGTCGAATCCGACCTGGAAGCGGTACGCTTTGCGCGGCAGAACATCGCGGCCAACCAGACCGCCAATGTCGAGTTGCGGCATACCCGCGTCGAGCAATGGCTCGCTGATTTCACAGCGCCGCGAACCACCGCGAGTGAGCCGGTTGAATTGTTGGTGCTCGACCCGCCGCGCGCGGGAGCCGCCGCCGCGCTCGCAGGCATCATCGCCTTAGAGCCGGCGCGCGTCGTTTATGTCTCGTGCGACCCGCCGACGCTGGCGCGCGATCTGCGCCGTCTGCTTGATGCCGGCTACAGGCTCGACCGCGTCACCGGCGTTGACCTCTTCCCGCAGACTTATCATGTCGAGACGGTTGCCCACCTGACCCGGTAG
- a CDS encoding pyridoxal phosphate-dependent aminotransferase, which produces MQTRTKRPQPDIRAITRLVPASGNLVQGQNEVRLHPDLEQAAKDVISEGLNHYSFFEGTDSLRRAVATKLQQLNGVTVDPDKRPLELMITPGATGGLVAFAHTFLRGKAALVFEPYYPYHKRTVESAGGRVDVFKLRGDRLELDLDELRRVCRDAARRAEFPLKAIIVCSPANPTGRVMTRDELRGIGQIAEELNLLILSDEVYEHFTLEADDHVATASVPEAAPHTVTISSFSKSWAISGWRLGYAYGPGELASQLGPLGNLYYVCTPTPLQHALSRVLVKDTSYYDRLRVDFARKRATLNAALERVGFQIYPSRSSFYTWARIPERFTDAVELNERLIQAGVAGVPGSAFMDEPEQDVYMRWCFAREDAMLEAAAERLVKALS; this is translated from the coding sequence TTGCAAACAAGAACAAAACGCCCACAGCCCGACATCCGCGCGATCACGCGCCTCGTGCCCGCGAGCGGCAATCTCGTGCAGGGACAGAACGAAGTTCGCCTGCACCCGGACCTTGAGCAAGCCGCCAAAGACGTCATCAGCGAAGGTCTCAACCATTACAGCTTTTTTGAAGGCACCGACAGCTTGCGCCGCGCCGTCGCCACCAAGCTGCAACAGCTCAACGGCGTCACCGTAGACCCCGACAAGCGCCCGCTCGAATTGATGATCACGCCGGGCGCGACCGGCGGCCTGGTGGCCTTCGCGCACACGTTCCTGCGCGGCAAAGCGGCGCTGGTCTTCGAGCCCTACTACCCTTATCACAAGCGCACGGTCGAAAGCGCCGGCGGGCGGGTCGATGTCTTCAAGCTGCGCGGCGACCGGCTAGAGCTTGACCTCGACGAGCTGCGCCGCGTCTGCCGCGACGCCGCCCGGCGCGCTGAATTTCCGTTGAAAGCCATCATTGTCTGCTCGCCCGCCAACCCGACGGGCCGCGTCATGACGCGCGACGAGCTGCGCGGCATCGGTCAGATTGCCGAAGAGTTGAACCTGCTGATTCTGTCCGACGAGGTCTATGAACATTTCACGCTCGAAGCCGACGATCATGTGGCCACGGCCAGCGTACCGGAAGCCGCGCCGCACACGGTGACGATCAGCTCGTTTTCAAAATCGTGGGCGATATCGGGCTGGCGATTGGGCTATGCCTATGGGCCGGGCGAGCTGGCCAGCCAGCTTGGGCCGCTCGGCAATCTTTACTACGTCTGCACGCCGACGCCGCTGCAACACGCGCTCTCGCGTGTGCTGGTCAAAGACACAAGCTATTACGACCGCCTCAGGGTAGACTTCGCCCGCAAGCGCGCCACTTTGAATGCGGCGCTCGAACGGGTGGGCTTTCAAATCTACCCGTCGCGTTCCAGCTTCTACACCTGGGCGCGCATTCCCGAACGCTTCACCGATGCCGTCGAGTTGAATGAGCGGCTGATTCAAGCGGGCGTCGCCGGCGTCCCCGGCAGCGCCTTTATGGACGAGCCGGAGCAGGACGTTTATATGCGCTGGTGCTTTGCGCGCGAAGACGCGATGCTGGAAGCGGCGGCAGAGCGACTGGTCAAGGCGCTATCCTGA